In Sphaerospermopsis torques-reginae ITEP-024, the genomic window TTTACTTACAGACCAGGTAAAGGAAGTCATACAGTTTGGAGTCATCCCAGTTTATCCTATAGTTTGATATTATCAGGGAAAGACGGAGCAGACGCAGATCATTATCAAGAACGTGATGTAAGAAATGCCCTCAGAGACTTAGAAAATTTAGATAACGAGGAAGAGTAATTATGAATCATCATTACAGTATATTAATTCAGTGGTCAGATGAAGATCAAAAATATGTAGTCAGTTTTCCAGAGTTCGGTCCTTATGCCCATACTCATGGAGAAACTTATGCAGAAGCTCTAAAAAATGGAGAAGAAGTATTAGAACTTTTGATTGAAGAATATCAGTTACAAGGAAGACAACTTCCACGTCCTTTAATGGTAGGTTCTTCTATGATAATTGGTCATTAATTTTCAACTTTTCATTCTTTAGTTATCCACCATTTTCCACCATCCAAACCAACATCCCCAAAATTTCATCTACAGGAGGTAAAGGATAATCAGACAAATCAATAGTCACAGTATCACCCTCTAACTTTAAAAATCGCCATTGTGTACCGCTACTAATTGCACCATAAATAACACTAAGGGGATTATTTTTAGCAATATTAAATCTCTGTGCGGCTACCATCTCTGCAATACACTGTCCAAACCCAGTTCTTAAATCTGCTTTTTTGGCTTCTACAATCACAATTACAGGTGCTTCAATTTCCAACACTTCAGGAGAACTACTTAATAGAAAATCACATATTCCATTCAGTCCTACAGACTCATCAACTGTAAAATCTTCTCCCGAAAATAAACTAATTTGCCGATTTAAAATTCTTCTCACTTCTAACAAAACTGGATAAATAATCCCTTCAGAACGCGCTTTTTCACTAGCAGAAGCAGCAAGGGGTAAACTTTCTGCTAAATATGCTGTTAACGTCGTAGATGGTTCAATTTTGGCAACTTCAGGAATAAACCGCCCACCTTCCTGAGTTTTTAAACCAAAAGCTTCTTTTACCTTACCTATAGATGTAAATTGACTATAAGACATAAATCTATAAAACTTGATTCTTTAAAATTGCTATTTTATATAATTATACAATAATTTTTTTAAAAAATTAATAATCCTCCTAAGATATAAAATATAGTATAAAATACTATGAAAACAAAATTACAATTACCACATTTATTGATCTATTATGACTGAAAATCGCTCCACAGTTCAAAACCTAGCTCAACAATACATCGAAGCAGGTAAACCAACAGCATGGTTTGAAGTGCTTTACTCCCAAGCAAATAACGATGAAAAACTGATTCCTTGGGCAGATATGAAACCTAATCATAACCTAGTACAATGGCTAGATGATCATAAAATTCACGGTCAAGAAAAAAGAGCATTAGTAATTGGTTGTGGTTTAGGAGATGACGCAGAAGAATTATCAAAACGTGGTTTTAATGTCACAGCTTTTGATATTTCCCCCTCAGCCATAAAATGGTGTAAACAGAGATTTCCTAATTCTTCAGTTAATTATC contains:
- a CDS encoding type II toxin-antitoxin system HicA family toxin, whose protein sequence is MPKKIRELKAKLLKAGFTYRPGKGSHTVWSHPSLSYSLILSGKDGADADHYQERDVRNALRDLENLDNEEE
- a CDS encoding type II toxin-antitoxin system HicB family antitoxin — translated: MNHHYSILIQWSDEDQKYVVSFPEFGPYAHTHGETYAEALKNGEEVLELLIEEYQLQGRQLPRPLMVGSSMIIGH